CCTTTACCTCCCGATGAAGTAATCGAGGCCTGTAAGGTAGGCAGAGAACTCATAAAGAAAGCCGCCGTGGAGTTAGGACTGCAAGTTATGTTAGAGAGTATGCATCCTTTCGAGAGCGACCCACTACCTATCAACGGAACTCACATCAACGTGATGGTGAAACTTAAGGATCAACCGTACATGACCCCAAAGCAGATGTTGGTAGTTTACAATTGGTTGTGGTATAACTTACCGATTATAATCGCAGCAACTGCGAACACACCGTATTGCTGTGGCGGAAAAAATTTCGCAGCTAGTTGTCGTCTTCTCAAAAGCAGAGTACTCAAACCGAATTACTATGCAGCGATAAAGCGCTTGGAGAAGCGCCCATACTTGACGAAAACTCAGTATTATGGGAGGTTAAGGTACAGACTGAGACTTAGGAAGGATACTGAGTTCGAAGAGCGGGTCGTAGCGCACCCCGACGGCCGAAGGCTCGTGGACATAACCCCTAGAGGGCCCGCATCGAACGTCACGGGAGACGAGAACGACAGCCCGACTAGGAACAGAGTCGAGGTGCGAGTAATCGACAATCAAAAGTCCATGAAATATTTACATGATGTGGTAATGCTTATAGTTGGACTATCTTTGGAAGCGCTATATATGTATGAAGTAGAGGGCAAATTACCGCCAAACGATCCTAATCATTTTGATAATAGAAGGGAAGCTATAGAGAAAGGTATTAACGCTACTTTCGTTATTGACGGTAGAAAAATTGATGCTGAAGATGCATTACTAAAGATTATAAGCAGAGTAGATAAATTTTTAGAACATTTAGGATTACGTTTCGTGTCCCCTCTTAAAAATGGGAAAGTAGAGTTACAAGAGAGACCAAAACTAAATGTAGAGTATGCACATAAGGACGTCATAAAATATATCGGAAATTACGCAGAAGTTATATTAGGGTCGAACAAAACTGTCGAAATTAAAGGGAAAAGGTACACAATTCCGAAAGGTACTAAAGTAATCGGTAAGTTAGTTCCAATGGCATCTTATAAGTACAGAGTTGATAATAAGGGTTTTGTTAAGGATATAGTTAAGGGTGTTGTAACGCTCGGAATAAAGCGAAACGGTGTAGAAATTCCCTTAGACGAGAGTGATAGAATAGTAAACGTAATGTCGGAGCTGGAGTACTTAATGCGCTCGATGAGGGGATTGTTGTGAAATGGTCATAGACGTGCATAACCATCTAGGAGAAGATATTGACGGCACAGTTCAAACACCCCAGATGCTGCTGGCGAGGATGGAAGCAGCGGGCGTAGATATCGCGGTAGTGTTTCCGTTCAATGATGTTGATCCGGGAGTGTGTTTCTCGAAAGCAAATGAGCGAATCGCGAAAGCGTGCAAGGAGTACGATGAGTTCGTGGGTTTCTGTCGGGTGGATCCGAACTGCGAGGAACGCGCCGTAGAGGAGGTAGAGAGATGCGTGGAAGAGCTGGGGCTTAAAGGCGTAAAGCTCCACCCCAGGAGCCAATCGTTCTACCCCGACGATCCCGAAGCCGTGAGGGTTGTCGAAAAAGCCGCAGACCTGGGAGTACCCGTGATACTCCACACCGCACGCGGTGAACCGTTCTCCGATCCCGTCCGCGTCGGTAGGTTGGCGGAGGAAGTTCCTGACGTTCAGCTGATCATGGCGCATATGGGTAAAGAGCTAGGGTATGATGCAACGATTGAGGTGGCGGAAAATTACGAGAATGTTTATCTCGAAATATCGTTGGTAAAAGACCCCAAAGTAATTGAGAAAGCGGCAGAACATGTGGGTGATGATCGAATAGTTTTTGGGTCAGATTCACCTTATGGTAGTCCATCTGTACAACTTGAGATCGTAAAAGAGGCGGATGTTAATCATGATAAAATCTTGGAGGAAAATGCTGCAAATATATTGGGGCTGCGGTGAAGATTGCTTCGTACAAAGGTTATAGAGTTAGTTTTACATGAGGGGCCAATAACTGTCGATGAAATTTCAAAAAGGTTAAGAATTGATTCAGAGTTAGTATTAAAAATAGTAAGAACGACTCCTAATTTGGAACTAGAAGATGGAAAGGTCAGCACTCGGATGGATATCAACGGATATATAGAACTCACCGGGACGCGGCCGGTACTAATAACGGCACCTCACGCTCAGGGTCCAGGCGCGGACGTATTCACTGGTGAAATCGCGTGGAAGGTGGCTCAAGCTACCGGAGCGTACGCTTTAGTAGCAACCGTCAGCAGGCGAGCTAAGCTGGAGGACGGGAACCCGGCGGACTACAACCGCGAATGGGCACGGAACACTCCCTTTCGACGTCGTATCGACGAGCTGATTAAAAGGTACGGTGTCAGGTTCATAATCGACGTGCACGGGATGGAGTCCGATCCAGTGCGGCCGGATGTAGACTTGGGAACCTTAGGTGGCCGATCTGTGAAAGGGAAACTCGTGTCCAAGATCGTGAAGCGGTTGGAAGAGGCCGGTTTCGACGTGGGATTCGAGCAGGAATTCCAAGGTGGTGACATACTCGAGTATCATTGCGACGGAGAACGCGTTCAAGGCGTTCAACTGGAGCTCTCCGAGGAGCTAAGGGAGTTAGGAGAATATAGAGCCGTACAGGCTGTACTCGTAGTCGTTAATACAGTATTGGAGGAGGTGTAATACCATGGTAGCGGTGGTGTTGGTCGGGCACGGGAGCCGGCTTCCCTACAGTCGGCAAGTCGTCGAAAAGATCGCTGAATACGTCGAAAAGATGGGTGACTTCGAGACCGTCGAGGTAGGTTTCATGGAGATGTGTGAACCTACCGTTCAGGAAGCCGTGAAGAGGGCGGCGGAGTCCGGTGTCGACAAGATAGTCGTCGTACCGGTGTTCCTGGCCCACGGTGTGCATACGAAGAGGGATATCCCGAAGATGCTGGGACTGGAACCGGAGTGGGACTACGACGAAGATGAGGACCATCACCACCATCACCATCATCACCGTGACTACACGCCCGTGGACGTAGATGCGGAGATAGTGTACGCGGAGCCGCTCGGGGCTGATCCCAGAATCGCCAAGATAGTCATCGATAGGATCAAAGAGGCGTTAGGCGAGGGATAATCGGGGCTTCAGCTTGATCATCGCCACTCTTACAGGTAGGACCGTCGAGGACATGATAGAACTGGCTATAGAGGCCGTCGAGCAGGGTGCGGACGCTCTGGAAGTCAGGCTCGATTACTTGGAGAACTTAGACCTATCGACGGCGCTCAGAGCCGTACGGGAGTGTACTAAGTACGAACGCGTGGTGGCGACGCTCCGACGTGAAGAGGAGGGAGGACTGTACAAAGGAGATGAAGACAGGAGGCTCGAAATCCTGGAGCGGGTATCCTCCGAGGCCGACTACGTGGATTTGGAGATCGACGTAGCGGAGGAAGAGATCATAAGCCCGTCTTGTGAGACGATCGTGTCGTACCACAACTTCAAAAACACGCCACCTAAGGAGGAGCTGATCGGCATCAGGGACCGATGCGCTGAATTAGGAGACGTTGCGAAAGTCGTCACTATGGCCAGAGGACACGAAGACGCTCTGCGGATTTTGGAAGTAGTACGAACGGCGGAAGCACCCACTATAGGATTCGCGATGGGAGAGGAGGCCAAGTACACCAGGGTATTGAGTGTTCTGATCGGTGGGTTCGCGACTTACGCCGCTGTGAGGAAGAAAGCGGCACCAGGGCAACTGACGGTCGAGGAAACACGCAAGTTGCTGGAATTACTAGGTTAGCCGCTCGAGGATCTCCTCCGCCGCTCTCTTTCCTGACTCGAGCATCCCTCCAAAGATGGGCCCCATCCTATACGCGCCCTTCACCGCCGACGCTGCCATGCCGGCGACGAACAGTCCAGGCTTCACCTCTTGGGTATGTTTCACTACGAGTTCTTCCCCGCGCTCAGCCCACATGGGTCCCTCCCCACTCACTTCGATGCCCGCTAGCTTGCAGACTGCAGCCTCGTGTCCGGTTGCGTCTACGGTATACTCGGACTCGAAAGCTAGCGGATCGACGTGCATGTTAGCGGCGTTCACCGCCGTCCAGTTCACCACTACGCCACATACTCTTCCGCGGCGCTCGATGACGTCCTCGACCTCTACACCCACTAGAATCCTCGCTCCAGCCTCAAGGGCCGCATTCGCTAGCTTAACGGCGGCTTCGACGGGGTTGAACACTAGGAGACCCGCCTCAGCGGGACGGAGTTCTACTCCGACTTCTTCCAGTACTTCGGCAGTTTCCTCCATGATGACACCCGCTGGGAACAGCATCCCTCCACCGGTCATACCGCCCCCCACGTACAGTTTCCGCTCCACTACTGTAACGTCAACGTCGTTCTTCGCGAGCTCGTAGGCACAGGTCAACCCGGCCGGTCCTGCTCCTACTACGATGACGTCACTTTCGGAACAATCGTTAATAAACTCATAACCTTCCCTAAGAATAATGGAAGTGATCTCCCTTTCCACGCGCATGAACCCCTGAGGACGTTTATTCAGAGGAGAGTTCCCGTAATCTGCTTTCCAACCGTTCGACTTTGCGACGGATGTCGTTGCGGAACTCGTTAAACCTCTGCTCGAGCTCATTCAGCTTACGATCGAGAGCGTCAACACGCTTCTCTACCTTCTCAACGTCTTCGGTCGTGGCCAATCCCCAGCTGTCGATGAGCTCCTCCACGCGACGCTCGATCAGCTCGTCAACCTTCTTGGTTATGACGTCTGACCTGGTAGTCAAGGAAATCTTGTCGCGGAGCATTGAGAGACTCTCCCCTTCGGGAGCCTCACGGCTGCGAACTATGAGCGCGATCGCAACAATAATGGCTAGTGTGAGTACACCAACTGCCACAAACTCGGCTATCGTCATTCATTTCCACCGCCTCTAACGTTGCCCTCCACGCGCTCGAGGTCCTTAGAGATATTCTCGAGACGCTTTAATTCGGTTTCGAGTTCGACCACGGTCAGCCGGGTCTCGACGTCCATATATTTTTCCGCCAATCGCGTGAGCAGCGAGCGAATCTCACCCAGTCTCTTCACCAGACGCGTGTCTTCCGGGAGGTAAAACAACAGATCCAAAAGCTTCCGACGTTCGAGGTCCGCCCTAACGAGCTCGACTTTCTCACGTTCGACCTTCAGCTCGAGCTCCCTGACACGGAGCTTCCTCGAATAAGTTTTGAGGGCCATGAAGGCTATTACCACGGACGCTGTCGAGCCGATGAGCACGGAGATTACCATAGGTTGCAGCAGGACCTTCACGAGCAACCTTTATCCCCGCAGGGCGCGCCGGAGCTCCTTGATAACGTTTTCCGCATCGTCTAAGTCTCCGGTGATATCAATCGTCAGAGGCGTGACTACTATGGAACCCCGCTGGAGTTCGTACAAGTCGGTTCCTTCGGGCGGATCTTGAATGATCTCTCCATCGATCCAGTAGTATTGACGTCCACGTGGATCGTATCGTTCTTCTATTCTAGGCCGGTACATCGTGGAAGCTAGTGGAACCACTTTAATTTCTCCGTTCCAGCGATCCGGATCGGGCACGTTGACGTTCAGGACACCCTTCCAATTCACCCCTCGAATCCCTTCAAGTAGGGCCTTTAAGACCCTGATGGCTAAGGTGAAGTCGACGTTCTTGGCGCTGTTGTCCACGCGTGCTCTAGCGTCACGGACCTCCTGCGAGATCGCTATGGCCGGAATGCCATTCCCATAAGCTTCCAGCGCGGCACCGACGGTCCCAGAGGTCGTGACATCAGCGCTGACGTTCTCTCCGAGGTTGATTCCCGACACCACCAGATCGGGTGGCTCGTCCATAACGGAGAACGCTCCGATGAGGACGGCATCCGCCGGTGTACCGGAGATCGCGAGCGCGTCGATGCCTTCCACTTCTATCTCTTCCACCCGCACCGGCTCGAGTAGAGAGATACTGCGCCCTACACCACTCTGCTGTGTCGCAGGAGCTATTACGGTAACTTCACCTACACTTTTGCAGGCGCGGACAGCCGCTCGGAGACCGGGAGAGGCTATACCGTCGTCGTTGGTGATCAGTATTCTCACGCCAATCACCCCGCAGTTCACCCTTGTACACGATCTCAGCCGTCCCTATCAGCAACGGTCCGTCGGAGAGCGACACGCGCAGGCTACCTCCGGCCGTCCGGACACTCACTTCATCGAACGGCCCAAAGATCTCTGAGTACACTAGAGAAGCCGCGACGACTCCGGACCCACACGCCGGCGTCCAGCCGACGCCACGCTCGAACGTCCTGACCCTCAATTCCTCCACCGAGGGTGCTGCGTAGGTTACGTTGACACCTCCTATCGACTCATATTCGGAAAAAATAGCCTTGGCATCGTCCGTCAAGCTCCTGAAGTCACGAACTGGATCCCGCTCAGTGAGACGAACGAAGTGCGGGACACCGGCGTCCACCTCGTAACCTAGCTCGACCACCTTCTTGATCTCGGCTTCGGGCACCTCGACAGCGATCCAACCTCCCAGCACCACCACTCGGTGAACTCCAGATAACGTTCTCAAGACCTTAACGTTCTCTCCACGCACCTCCGTCACGTACTTCACGACACACCGCGCAGCATTCCCACAGAACTCGGCCTCGGAGCCGTCCCGATTGAACACTCTCATCTCCACACTCGGAGGATCGGAACGTATGAACACCACGCCGTCGGCACCTATACCTGACCGTCGGTTACACGCCCATCTCGCGAAGTCAGGCTTATCACTCTCAGGCACCACTTCTTCCTCGGTTTCGTCTACAAGGACGAAGTCATTCCGAGTACCGTGAACTTTCCAAAATTGCATGGTGCCTACCCCAGGATAGTGACAGGGTTTCAGAGGCGGCGGAGTGCATCGACTATCTGGGTCTTTGCTTCGGTCTTCTCATCCACATCTTTGACAACACGCGCGGGTACGCCGGCTACAACTTTACCCGGCGGCACGTCTTCGGTGACGACAGCACCGGCCGCGACCACGGCCCCCTTCCCTACCCTCACTCCCTCGAGAATGACGGAGTTGGCCCCGATAACGACGTCGTCTTCGATCACGACTGGTTTAGCGCTGGGAGGCTCGAGAACACCGGCGATGACCGCACCGGCACCGATGTGTACGTTCTTACCGACTTCCGCCCGGGAACCGACGACTGCGTTCATATCGACCATAGTACCGTCGCCTATCTTGGCACCGATGTTAATTACGGCTCCCATCATCACCACAACTCCTTTGCCCAGCTTCACCTTCTCTCGGATTATCGCGCCCGGCTCGATTCTGGCGTCCTCGAACTCTGAGTAGTCCGCCAACGGCACGGCCCTGTTGCGGTGATCCAGCTCTTTGTGGTAATACTCCACCGAATCCTCGCTCTCGAGCACTTCAACCACATCGTCATGCTCGCCAACTACGATGACATGATCGATACCAGTGAACACCTTGGCGTCCTCCAGGCGC
Above is a window of Methanopyrus sp. SNP6 DNA encoding:
- a CDS encoding amidohydrolase family protein, which encodes MVIDVHNHLGEDIDGTVQTPQMLLARMEAAGVDIAVVFPFNDVDPGVCFSKANERIAKACKEYDEFVGFCRVDPNCEERAVEEVERCVEELGLKGVKLHPRSQSFYPDDPEAVRVVEKAADLGVPVILHTARGEPFSDPVRVGRLAEEVPDVQLIMAHMGKELGYDATIEVAENYENVYLEISLVKDPKVIEKAAEHVGDDRIVFGSDSPYGSPSVQLEIVKEADVNHDKILEENAANILGLR
- a CDS encoding N-formylglutamate amidohydrolase, yielding MELEDGKVSTRMDINGYIELTGTRPVLITAPHAQGPGADVFTGEIAWKVAQATGAYALVATVSRRAKLEDGNPADYNREWARNTPFRRRIDELIKRYGVRFIIDVHGMESDPVRPDVDLGTLGGRSVKGKLVSKIVKRLEEAGFDVGFEQEFQGGDILEYHCDGERVQGVQLELSEELRELGEYRAVQAVLVVVNTVLEEV
- the cfbA gene encoding sirohydrochlorin nickelochelatase, whose amino-acid sequence is MVAVVLVGHGSRLPYSRQVVEKIAEYVEKMGDFETVEVGFMEMCEPTVQEAVKRAAESGVDKIVVVPVFLAHGVHTKRDIPKMLGLEPEWDYDEDEDHHHHHHHHRDYTPVDVDAEIVYAEPLGADPRIAKIVIDRIKEALGEG
- the aroD gene encoding type I 3-dehydroquinate dehydratase, producing MIIATLTGRTVEDMIELAIEAVEQGADALEVRLDYLENLDLSTALRAVRECTKYERVVATLRREEEGGLYKGDEDRRLEILERVSSEADYVDLEIDVAEEEIISPSCETIVSYHNFKNTPPKEELIGIRDRCAELGDVAKVVTMARGHEDALRILEVVRTAEAPTIGFAMGEEAKYTRVLSVLIGGFATYAAVRKKAAPGQLTVEETRKLLELLG
- a CDS encoding sulfide-dependent adenosine diphosphate thiazole synthase, coding for MRVEREITSIILREGYEFINDCSESDVIVVGAGPAGLTCAYELAKNDVDVTVVERKLYVGGGMTGGGMLFPAGVIMEETAEVLEEVGVELRPAEAGLLVFNPVEAAVKLANAALEAGARILVGVEVEDVIERRGRVCGVVVNWTAVNAANMHVDPLAFESEYTVDATGHEAAVCKLAGIEVSGEGPMWAERGEELVVKHTQEVKPGLFVAGMAASAVKGAYRMGPIFGGMLESGKRAAEEILERLT
- the surE gene encoding 5'/3'-nucleotidase SurE, whose translation is MRILITNDDGIASPGLRAAVRACKSVGEVTVIAPATQQSGVGRSISLLEPVRVEEIEVEGIDALAISGTPADAVLIGAFSVMDEPPDLVVSGINLGENVSADVTTSGTVGAALEAYGNGIPAIAISQEVRDARARVDNSAKNVDFTLAIRVLKALLEGIRGVNWKGVLNVNVPDPDRWNGEIKVVPLASTMYRPRIEERYDPRGRQYYWIDGEIIQDPPEGTDLYELQRGSIVVTPLTIDITGDLDDAENVIKELRRALRG
- the dapF gene encoding diaminopimelate epimerase, which translates into the protein MQFWKVHGTRNDFVLVDETEEEVVPESDKPDFARWACNRRSGIGADGVVFIRSDPPSVEMRVFNRDGSEAEFCGNAARCVVKYVTEVRGENVKVLRTLSGVHRVVVLGGWIAVEVPEAEIKKVVELGYEVDAGVPHFVRLTERDPVRDFRSLTDDAKAIFSEYESIGGVNVTYAAPSVEELRVRTFERGVGWTPACGSGVVAASLVYSEIFGPFDEVSVRTAGGSLRVSLSDGPLLIGTAEIVYKGELRGDWRENTDHQRRRYSLSRSPSGCPRLQKCR
- the dapD gene encoding 2,3,4,5-tetrahydropyridine-2,6-dicarboxylate N-acetyltransferase, producing the protein MSGLDPEELVRYISNSPKRTIAKFYVKTDDPEGLAERLEERLEDAKVFTGIDHVIVVGEHDDVVEVLESEDSVEYYHKELDHRNRAVPLADYSEFEDARIEPGAIIREKVKLGKGVVVMMGAVINIGAKIGDGTMVDMNAVVGSRAEVGKNVHIGAGAVIAGVLEPPSAKPVVIEDDVVIGANSVILEGVRVGKGAVVAAGAVVTEDVPPGKVVAGVPARVVKDVDEKTEAKTQIVDALRRL